A region of Lacinutrix sp. Hel_I_90 DNA encodes the following proteins:
- a CDS encoding type 1 glutamine amidotransferase domain-containing protein, giving the protein MENLNNKTIAILATNGFEESELREPKKALEDAGATVHIISENSGEIKSWANGNWSNSYKVDKTLNEVSQDDYNALVLPGGVMNPDTLRRNEDAVRFTKSFFANKKPVAAICHAPWLLVEAGVLQDRKITSFSSIKRDLVNAGAMWEDSEVVVDEGLITSRNPNDLPAFNAKLIEEVYEGKHKMQNA; this is encoded by the coding sequence ATGGAAAATTTAAATAATAAAACGATAGCGATACTTGCAACTAATGGCTTTGAAGAAAGTGAATTAAGAGAACCAAAAAAAGCTTTAGAAGACGCTGGGGCAACCGTACATATCATATCTGAAAACTCAGGTGAAATTAAATCTTGGGCAAACGGAAATTGGAGTAACAGCTATAAAGTAGATAAAACATTAAATGAAGTGTCTCAAGACGATTATAATGCACTTGTATTACCTGGTGGTGTTATGAACCCAGATACTTTGAGAAGAAATGAAGATGCCGTACGTTTTACAAAATCATTTTTTGCGAATAAAAAGCCCGTAGCAGCAATTTGTCACGCACCATGGCTTTTAGTAGAAGCAGGAGTACTACAAGACAGAAAAATCACCTCATTTAGCTCTATAAAAAGAGATCTTGTAAATGCAGGAGCGATGTGGGAAGATAGCGAAGTCGTTGTAGACGAAGGCTTGATTACCAGTAGAAATCCAAACGATTTACCAGCTTTTAATGCTAAATTAATAGAGGAAGTATATGAAGGTAAGCATAAAATGCAAAATGCATAA
- a CDS encoding RDD family protein translates to MYEPLFVGFFGASLGHMFCDLRVLKDDLTEKNISLPQAILRFLLKTDLGWISLFSISSDPKKRAIHDKFVNSVVVIMA, encoded by the coding sequence TTGTACGAGCCGCTTTTTGTTGGCTTTTTTGGTGCCAGTTTGGGACATATGTTTTGTGATTTAAGAGTACTGAAAGATGACCTTACAGAAAAAAACATAAGCTTACCTCAAGCAATCTTAAGGTTTCTTTTAAAAACAGACTTAGGATGGATTTCTCTTTTTAGCATCAGCAGTGATCCTAAAAAAAGGGCCATTCATGATAAATTTGTTAACTCTGTTGTGGTCATAATGGCCTAA
- a CDS encoding alpha/beta fold hydrolase, giving the protein MPFITNKKSKEHVDIFYEDYGKGQPVILIHGWPLSRKSWEHQVWKIVEAGYRCISYDRRGFGISSAPWDGYDYSSLASDLDTIINKLELKDVVIVGFSMGGGEVVRYLTEYGVSKIAKAALISSIVPLVKQKEDNPDGVPESALKEIQNALESDRLGFLKEFHKGFYNYDDNKDRVSQAVLDYDFSVASHASPRGTIQAALAWMHTDFRPELKNVKVPTLIVHGGADSTVPIKTSGDQAAKGIANATYKVIKGAPHGLNVTHKEELNDILMRFLKS; this is encoded by the coding sequence ATGCCTTTTATAACAAACAAAAAGAGTAAAGAACACGTCGATATTTTTTATGAAGATTACGGTAAAGGTCAACCAGTTATTTTAATTCATGGCTGGCCATTAAGCCGAAAATCATGGGAGCATCAGGTTTGGAAAATCGTTGAAGCAGGATACCGATGTATATCCTACGATAGACGGGGCTTTGGTATTTCATCTGCACCTTGGGATGGTTATGACTATTCCTCTTTAGCGAGTGACTTGGATACGATTATTAACAAATTGGAATTGAAAGACGTTGTAATCGTTGGATTCTCGATGGGTGGAGGAGAAGTAGTGCGTTATTTAACAGAGTATGGAGTTAGTAAAATTGCTAAAGCGGCTTTGATTTCAAGTATCGTTCCATTAGTCAAGCAGAAAGAAGATAATCCTGATGGCGTGCCCGAAAGTGCTTTAAAAGAGATACAAAATGCCCTAGAAAGTGATCGTTTAGGTTTTTTAAAAGAGTTCCATAAGGGGTTCTATAATTATGACGATAATAAAGACCGTGTAAGCCAAGCTGTTTTAGACTACGACTTTAGTGTAGCGTCTCATGCTTCTCCAAGAGGAACCATTCAAGCAGCATTGGCCTGGATGCATACTGATTTTAGACCAGAATTAAAAAACGTAAAAGTACCGACCCTAATAGTACATGGAGGGGCAGATAGTACTGTGCCTATTAAAACGTCTGGAGATCAAGCTGCAAAAGGTATCGCTAATGCAACCTATAAAGTGATAAAAGGTGCACCACACGGATTAAACGTCACACATAAAGAGGAACTTAATGACATTTTAATGAGGTTTTTAAAGTCTTAG
- a CDS encoding ATP-binding protein: protein MIHLIVGNTGSGKTTYSHQLREQTVGIIFSIDTWNNHLFLKDKTENDGLEWMLERISRSEALIEHYILQLEHISVDSILDLGFSKFEHRQKFRDFAIRNKIECKIHYLDIAIDLRKERVIKRNTEKGITYEFEVKQEDFDFMEIWFEAPTHAELEKGLHIVL from the coding sequence ATGATACATCTAATAGTGGGCAATACAGGCTCTGGAAAAACCACGTATTCACATCAGTTACGTGAACAAACAGTAGGTATTATTTTTTCAATAGATACATGGAATAATCACTTATTTCTAAAAGATAAAACCGAAAATGATGGTTTAGAATGGATGCTTGAAAGAATTAGTCGTTCGGAAGCATTAATAGAACATTACATCCTTCAATTAGAACATATTAGTGTAGATTCTATTCTAGATTTAGGATTTTCAAAATTTGAGCACCGACAAAAATTTCGTGATTTCGCTATCAGAAACAAGATTGAGTGCAAAATACACTATTTGGATATTGCGATAGACTTAAGAAAAGAACGCGTGATTAAAAGAAATACAGAAAAAGGAATAACCTATGAATTTGAAGTGAAGCAAGAAGATTTTGACTTCATGGAAATTTGGTTTGAAGCTCCAACCCATGCAGAATTAGAAAAAGGGCTTCATATTGTACTCTAA
- a CDS encoding class I SAM-dependent methyltransferase, with protein sequence MLSKQDKEQLRGTIFRHLDGIATATTAYALHKKGVLDVLLKNKTTTLNELSEAFNANEGYLNVALRVLCSQGWLVQHLDNSENTVSYEINEKSERAFSLAPLYEEAVMVLNHAVKFPEERIGSDAFIVLDRIFKKYKNNFDIETADDHSVEHQILQHIEGCIVAPIAVLLGVNGLFHKYFMEASFSAEEYHKDPESFKKILDFLSYLGWFKKKNGTYQFTEEGLFFAKRASAYGVTVSYLPTFLQLDALLFGNPLVLKTDEDETEKHVHREMNVWGSGGAHSTYFKVIDQVIIKLFNKPIDEQPKGILDMGCGNGAFIQHIFDVIEHQTLRGKVLEEHPLLLVGADFNKAALKVTRANLIKADIWAKVIWGDIGRPDLLANDLREDYNIELKDLLNVRTFLDHNRIWEAPKQPTNRISTSSGAFAYKGKRISNNLVEDSLLEHLKKWKPYVEQFGLLIIELHTIHPELTAKNIGNTAATAYDATHGYSDQYILEVVVFNKVAEEAGLKPEKNYFSRFPDNELATVSVNLLKGS encoded by the coding sequence ATGTTATCCAAACAAGATAAAGAACAATTACGCGGTACAATTTTTAGACATCTGGATGGTATAGCTACAGCAACAACGGCTTATGCATTGCATAAAAAGGGTGTTTTAGATGTGTTACTAAAAAATAAAACGACTACACTTAACGAACTTTCTGAAGCCTTTAACGCTAATGAAGGTTACTTAAACGTCGCCTTACGTGTATTATGCTCTCAAGGTTGGCTGGTTCAGCATTTGGATAACTCGGAGAATACGGTTAGTTATGAAATAAACGAAAAAAGTGAGCGTGCCTTTTCTTTAGCACCTCTTTATGAAGAAGCTGTAATGGTATTAAATCATGCCGTCAAGTTCCCAGAGGAACGCATTGGTAGTGATGCTTTTATTGTTTTAGATCGCATTTTTAAAAAATATAAAAATAATTTTGATATTGAGACCGCAGATGACCACTCTGTAGAGCACCAAATATTACAGCATATAGAAGGGTGTATTGTTGCTCCTATTGCCGTTTTACTGGGGGTTAATGGTCTATTTCATAAATATTTCATGGAAGCTTCTTTTTCTGCTGAAGAATACCACAAAGATCCTGAAAGCTTTAAAAAAATATTAGATTTTCTATCTTATTTAGGTTGGTTTAAAAAGAAAAATGGAACCTATCAATTTACAGAGGAAGGCTTGTTTTTTGCAAAACGTGCTTCAGCTTATGGAGTAACAGTGTCTTATTTACCAACATTTTTACAGTTAGACGCATTACTTTTTGGCAATCCGTTGGTTTTAAAAACAGATGAAGATGAAACGGAAAAACACGTACATAGAGAAATGAATGTCTGGGGAAGTGGTGGCGCACATTCAACCTATTTTAAAGTAATAGATCAGGTGATTATTAAACTCTTTAATAAACCTATTGATGAACAGCCAAAAGGGATTTTAGATATGGGTTGTGGTAATGGCGCGTTCATTCAACATATATTTGACGTCATCGAACACCAGACCCTTCGTGGAAAAGTACTAGAAGAACATCCGTTATTATTAGTTGGAGCCGATTTTAACAAAGCAGCACTAAAAGTAACCAGAGCTAATTTAATAAAAGCGGATATTTGGGCAAAAGTGATTTGGGGAGACATTGGAAGACCTGATTTATTAGCAAACGACCTCCGTGAAGATTATAATATAGAACTCAAAGATTTACTTAACGTTCGCACCTTTCTAGATCATAATCGCATTTGGGAAGCACCAAAACAACCAACCAACCGCATAAGTACATCCTCTGGAGCATTTGCCTACAAAGGGAAACGCATCAGTAATAATTTAGTGGAAGACTCCTTACTGGAACATCTTAAAAAATGGAAGCCTTATGTTGAACAATTTGGATTATTAATAATAGAACTCCATACGATACACCCAGAATTAACGGCAAAAAACATTGGGAATACAGCTGCTACAGCTTACGATGCAACTCATGGTTATAGCGATCAATATATTTTAGAAGTGGTGGTATTTAACAAAGTAGCCGAAGAAGCCGGATTAAAACCAGAAAAGAATTATTTTTCGAGATTTCCAGATAATGAACTAGCAACAGTCAGCGTGAATTTATTAAAAGGCTCATGA
- a CDS encoding thiamine pyrophosphate-dependent enzyme produces MQAKSDLNKELSFEDFKSQVLNDYKIAVTSRECSLLGRREVLTGKAKFGIFGDGKEVPQLAWAKAFKNGDFRSGYYRDQTFMMAIGELTIAQFFSGLYANTDLALEPMSGGRQMGGHFSTFSLDDNGNWNNLTKQKNSSADISPTAGQMPRLLGLAQASKIYRNVEGIDTTKFSVEGNEIAWGTIGNASTSEGLFFETINAAGVLQVPMVISVWDDDYGISVHARHQTTKENISEILSGFQRENGSSGYEILRVKGWDYVALIETYQEAEKIARTEHVPVLIHVNELTQPQGHSTSGSHERYKNKERLSWEAANDCNVKLREWMIETGISTDEELIELEKSIKKAVREGKKAAWDAYLNPLLKERTEASNIITQVATSSSNKVFINKINNELLAITEPNRKDVASACRRVLRYVISEESSAKTQLLQWIDGFFNAVQPKYSSHLHNETASAATNIKEVKPTYDTEKEDVDGRVVLRDNFDKIFSKYPQSLIFGEDSGAIGDVNQGLEGLQEKYGELRVSDVGIREATILGQGIGMAMRGLRPIAEIQYLDYIMYALQIMSDDLATLLYRTKGRQKAPLIIRTRGHRLEGIWHSGSQMGGVLNLIRGIYVLVPRNMTKAAGFYNTLLESDEPALVVECLNGYRLKEPKPTNFGEFKTPIGVVETLKEGHDITLLSYGSTLRIVHDVAKELQQIGIDAEVIDAQSLLPFDLNHDVVKSIAKTNRLMIIDEDVPGGASAYLLDKVLNEQNAYEYLDSKPLTLTAKAHRPAYGTDGDYFSKPSAEDIFEAVYGVMHEVNPKDFPKLR; encoded by the coding sequence ATGCAAGCAAAATCCGACTTAAATAAAGAGCTCTCTTTCGAAGACTTTAAATCACAAGTTTTAAATGATTATAAGATTGCTGTAACCAGTCGGGAATGTAGTTTACTTGGTCGCCGAGAAGTATTAACCGGAAAAGCCAAGTTTGGTATTTTTGGTGATGGCAAAGAAGTGCCACAACTAGCCTGGGCGAAAGCCTTTAAGAATGGTGATTTCCGTTCAGGGTATTATCGTGATCAAACGTTTATGATGGCGATTGGAGAACTAACTATCGCGCAGTTTTTTTCAGGATTATATGCTAACACTGATCTCGCTTTAGAACCAATGTCTGGCGGACGACAAATGGGAGGCCATTTTTCTACCTTTAGTTTAGATGACAATGGAAACTGGAATAATCTTACAAAACAAAAAAATTCAAGTGCAGACATTTCACCTACTGCAGGTCAAATGCCTAGGTTACTAGGTTTAGCACAAGCTTCTAAAATTTATAGAAATGTAGAAGGTATTGATACCACAAAGTTCTCTGTAGAAGGTAACGAAATAGCCTGGGGAACGATAGGGAATGCCAGTACAAGTGAAGGTTTGTTTTTTGAAACTATAAATGCAGCTGGTGTTTTACAAGTGCCAATGGTTATTAGTGTTTGGGATGATGACTATGGTATCTCGGTACATGCTAGACACCAAACAACAAAAGAAAATATCTCTGAAATCCTAAGTGGTTTTCAAAGAGAAAATGGTAGTAGTGGATACGAAATTCTTCGTGTAAAAGGCTGGGATTATGTAGCACTTATTGAAACCTATCAAGAAGCTGAAAAAATAGCTAGAACAGAACATGTGCCGGTATTAATTCACGTTAATGAGTTAACACAACCACAAGGTCATTCGACTTCAGGGTCTCATGAACGTTATAAAAACAAAGAGCGGTTGTCTTGGGAAGCTGCAAACGACTGTAATGTAAAATTACGGGAGTGGATGATAGAAACCGGTATCTCTACAGATGAAGAATTAATAGAACTTGAAAAAAGCATCAAAAAAGCCGTTCGCGAAGGAAAAAAAGCGGCGTGGGATGCCTATTTAAATCCGCTTCTAAAAGAAAGAACTGAGGCCTCAAATATTATTACTCAAGTTGCTACATCTAGTAGCAACAAAGTATTTATCAATAAAATAAACAACGAGTTATTAGCAATAACTGAACCTAATCGTAAAGATGTGGCTTCTGCTTGTAGACGCGTGCTACGCTATGTCATTTCAGAGGAATCTTCAGCTAAAACACAATTATTGCAATGGATTGATGGTTTCTTCAATGCTGTACAACCAAAATACAGTTCACATTTACATAATGAAACGGCTTCGGCAGCGACCAATATAAAGGAAGTTAAACCGACTTACGACACTGAAAAAGAAGATGTTGACGGCCGCGTAGTATTACGTGATAATTTTGATAAAATTTTCAGTAAATATCCACAATCATTAATTTTTGGAGAAGACTCTGGTGCTATTGGTGATGTTAATCAAGGTTTAGAGGGCTTACAAGAAAAATATGGTGAGTTGCGCGTTTCTGATGTTGGCATTCGCGAAGCAACTATTTTAGGTCAAGGCATAGGTATGGCCATGCGGGGATTAAGACCAATTGCCGAAATTCAGTATTTAGACTACATAATGTATGCCTTGCAAATTATGAGTGATGATTTAGCAACGCTATTGTACAGAACTAAAGGACGTCAAAAAGCGCCCTTAATAATAAGAACTCGTGGTCACAGACTGGAAGGAATATGGCATTCTGGTTCTCAAATGGGTGGGGTTTTAAATCTTATTCGTGGTATTTATGTATTAGTCCCTAGAAACATGACTAAAGCTGCCGGTTTTTATAATACTTTATTAGAAAGTGATGAACCTGCTTTAGTTGTAGAATGTTTAAATGGCTATCGATTAAAAGAACCTAAACCTACTAACTTTGGCGAGTTCAAAACACCAATTGGTGTAGTAGAAACGCTAAAAGAAGGTCATGATATCACGTTACTATCTTATGGTTCAACACTTAGAATTGTGCATGATGTGGCTAAAGAATTACAACAAATAGGTATTGATGCTGAAGTAATTGATGCACAATCATTATTGCCTTTCGATTTAAATCACGATGTTGTAAAAAGCATCGCAAAAACAAATCGTTTGATGATTATAGATGAGGATGTCCCTGGAGGTGCTTCAGCCTATCTTTTAGATAAAGTTTTAAACGAACAAAATGCTTACGAGTACCTAGATAGCAAACCACTGACTTTAACCGCTAAAGCACACCGCCCAGCTTACGGTACAGATGGTGATTATTTTTCTAAACCCTCGGCTGAGGACATTTTTGAAGCAGTTTATGGTGTTATGCACGAAGTAAATCCTAAAGATTTTCCTAAATTGAGATAA
- a CDS encoding metalloprotease: MKKNDLIHVLCFIFSVSALSQNSIDIKADFDVENKSIAIDQTIQYYNDSDETQTFIYLNDWSNSYSTKNTPLAERFTQEFKNTFHFAKNEDRGFTAITSIQSEGIDLSFERVDQHPDILKVKLNSPFVPKGYYTLRLKYTVQVPDDKFTRYGVDDYGDYFLRYWYITPTAFDGEWHYYSNKDLDDSFVPKANLSLEVTYPKSYTLISELDEVFTKEVNNNKVITSLEGKDRVNTKLFLNKVNLYKTVETDFFTIQSNIEEEGLKPVDVAVISDRVAAFITKNLGNYPHKKILLTKIDYKKDPIYGLNLLPDFVRPFSDHFQYELKLLKTTLRNYLENTLLINPREDQWVLDGIQTYYLIKYIEENYPDMKIVGNLANVWGIRAFHAADLKFNDQYGFLYMHMARSNLDQPLNMPKDSLLKFNKNIANKYKAGVGLNYLDAYANGAEIKTIINKFLIDNKLKPTSASAFETAVKTQTKKNVDWFFKDYVGSSKKIDFKIKKIEKTEDSLRVTLKNKYNHEMPVSLFTMKDDTVVSKQWIDGFKGFKTVTVPRDSADKLVLNYDSKIPEINLRNNWKSVGGFFANNKPLQFRLFKDIEDPNYSQVFFMPEFDYNFYDGLSPGLKLYNKTLLSKNFLYRISPKYAIKSKQIVGGASVSYADRRDNVSNYYTKYGIGGSFYNYAPNLSYTSYTPYIDFRFRNPEDLRDNRKSYLNLRYVNIDREVDLTGEFETDGEPKYSVFNVRYGQSDPNLKKFSSWFTDLQLAKRFGKISGTLELRTLTENNRQYNLRLFAGAFLYNKTYQDTDFFSFALDRPTDYLFDYNYLGRSEEAGVLSQQLIVSEGGFKSQLEPAFANQWITTANASTTIWRYIMAYGDLGLVANRTENPKFVYDSGIRLNLVEDYFELYLPIYSNKGWEIAQPNYDQSIRFIVTLSPNTLLKLFTRRWY, encoded by the coding sequence TTGAAAAAGAATGACTTAATACATGTCCTATGCTTTATTTTTAGTGTTTCGGCCTTAAGCCAGAACAGTATTGATATTAAAGCTGATTTTGACGTGGAAAATAAAAGTATTGCTATTGATCAAACCATTCAATATTATAACGACAGTGATGAAACACAAACGTTTATTTATTTGAATGATTGGAGCAACAGTTATTCAACAAAAAACACACCTTTAGCAGAGCGATTTACCCAAGAATTTAAAAACACTTTCCATTTTGCAAAAAATGAAGACCGTGGATTTACGGCCATTACCTCAATACAATCTGAAGGTATTGATTTAAGCTTTGAAAGAGTAGACCAGCATCCTGATATTTTAAAAGTTAAGTTAAACAGCCCCTTTGTACCTAAAGGTTACTATACTTTAAGGTTAAAGTACACTGTACAAGTGCCTGATGATAAGTTTACCCGGTATGGTGTTGACGATTATGGTGACTATTTTTTGCGCTATTGGTATATTACTCCAACCGCTTTTGATGGTGAATGGCATTATTATAGCAACAAAGACTTAGACGATTCTTTTGTTCCCAAAGCAAATCTTTCTTTGGAAGTAACCTATCCAAAATCATATACTCTAATTAGTGAATTAGATGAAGTGTTCACAAAAGAAGTTAATAATAACAAAGTCATCACTTCCCTAGAAGGTAAAGACCGCGTGAACACCAAGTTATTTCTAAACAAGGTTAATCTTTACAAAACGGTAGAAACAGATTTTTTTACCATCCAGTCTAATATTGAAGAAGAAGGCTTAAAACCAGTAGATGTTGCAGTTATTTCAGACAGAGTTGCTGCATTTATTACGAAAAATCTCGGAAATTATCCTCACAAAAAAATCTTGCTCACGAAAATAGATTACAAAAAAGATCCTATTTATGGTTTAAACTTATTGCCTGACTTTGTAAGGCCGTTTTCAGATCATTTTCAATATGAATTAAAACTTTTAAAAACAACACTTCGCAACTATCTAGAAAACACATTACTCATTAATCCAAGAGAGGACCAATGGGTTTTAGATGGCATTCAAACCTATTATTTAATAAAATATATTGAAGAAAATTATCCTGACATGAAAATTGTGGGCAATCTAGCTAATGTATGGGGCATTAGAGCGTTTCATGCCGCTGACTTGAAATTCAATGATCAATATGGTTTTTTATACATGCATATGGCGCGTTCAAATTTAGACCAGCCCTTAAATATGCCTAAAGATTCGCTTCTTAAATTCAATAAAAATATCGCTAACAAATACAAAGCAGGAGTTGGCCTCAATTACTTAGATGCTTATGCCAATGGTGCCGAAATCAAAACCATTATTAATAAATTTTTAATAGATAACAAGTTAAAACCTACGTCTGCTTCTGCATTTGAAACCGCTGTAAAAACGCAGACTAAAAAAAATGTAGATTGGTTTTTTAAGGATTATGTGGGCTCAAGCAAAAAAATTGATTTCAAAATTAAAAAGATTGAAAAAACAGAAGATTCTTTAAGAGTGACTTTAAAAAATAAGTACAATCATGAAATGCCAGTCTCTTTATTTACCATGAAAGATGATACGGTAGTGTCAAAACAATGGATTGATGGTTTTAAAGGCTTTAAGACGGTTACAGTTCCAAGAGACAGCGCAGATAAATTAGTTTTAAATTATGATTCTAAGATTCCTGAGATCAATTTAAGAAATAACTGGAAATCAGTAGGTGGCTTCTTCGCAAATAATAAGCCACTTCAATTTAGACTCTTTAAAGATATAGAAGACCCTAATTATAGTCAGGTATTCTTTATGCCTGAATTTGATTATAATTTTTATGATGGCCTTTCTCCTGGTTTGAAACTTTATAATAAAACCTTATTATCTAAAAATTTTCTATACCGTATAAGCCCAAAATACGCTATTAAAAGCAAGCAAATTGTTGGTGGCGCTTCTGTAAGCTATGCAGACAGAAGGGACAACGTATCAAATTATTATACTAAATATGGTATTGGTGGATCATTCTACAATTACGCTCCAAACCTTTCCTACACTTCTTATACGCCTTATATTGATTTTAGATTTAGAAATCCAGAGGATTTGAGAGATAATAGAAAAAGTTACTTAAATCTTCGCTACGTAAATATTGACCGTGAAGTCGATTTAACAGGAGAATTTGAAACCGATGGAGAACCTAAATACAGTGTTTTTAATGTAAGATATGGCCAAAGCGACCCTAATTTAAAAAAATTCAGTTCGTGGTTTACTGACTTACAACTCGCGAAAAGGTTTGGAAAAATCTCTGGAACACTAGAATTAAGAACACTCACAGAAAATAACAGACAATATAATCTAAGATTGTTTGCTGGTGCTTTTCTATATAACAAAACCTATCAGGATACCGATTTTTTTAGTTTTGCTTTAGACAGACCAACAGACTACCTATTTGATTACAATTATCTTGGTCGCTCTGAAGAAGCAGGCGTGTTAAGTCAGCAATTAATTGTCTCAGAAGGTGGTTTTAAGTCTCAGTTAGAACCTGCTTTTGCAAATCAATGGATTACCACAGCGAATGCGAGTACCACTATTTGGCGTTATATAATGGCGTATGGCGATCTTGGTCTAGTGGCTAACAGAACCGAAAATCCTAAATTCGTTTATGATTCAGGGATTCGTTTAAATCTTGTAGAAGATTATTTTGAACTCTATCTACCCATTTACTCAAATAAAGGCTGGGAAATTGCACAACCAAACTACGATCAAAGCATTCGTTTTATAGTGACCCTATCTCCTAATACATTACTTAAATTATTTACACGACGTTGGTATTAG
- a CDS encoding TIGR00730 family Rossman fold protein produces MREEQHHKGWNENKTNDSWAIFKIMGEFVNGFEKMSQIGPCVSIFGSARTKPDHKYYKLAESVAKSICEAGYGVITGGGPGIMEAGNKGAHLAGGTSVGLNIDLPFEQHDNPYIDSDKSLDFDYFFVRKVMFVKYSQGFVVMPGGFGTLDELFEAITLIQTNKIEKFPIILVGKDFWSGLIDWIKETMLDKFTNVSPGDLDLVHLVDTEEEVVSILDAFYKEYGLSPNF; encoded by the coding sequence ATGAGAGAAGAACAACATCATAAAGGTTGGAATGAAAACAAAACAAACGATTCATGGGCAATCTTTAAGATTATGGGTGAGTTTGTTAACGGATTTGAAAAAATGAGTCAAATAGGGCCTTGTGTTTCTATTTTTGGATCTGCAAGAACTAAGCCAGATCATAAATATTATAAATTAGCAGAAAGCGTAGCAAAAAGTATTTGCGAAGCAGGTTATGGTGTTATTACTGGTGGCGGACCTGGCATCATGGAGGCTGGTAATAAAGGTGCTCATTTAGCTGGAGGAACTTCTGTTGGCCTAAATATTGATTTGCCATTCGAGCAACATGACAACCCGTATATTGATAGTGATAAGAGCTTAGACTTCGATTATTTCTTTGTTCGTAAAGTCATGTTTGTTAAATACTCTCAAGGGTTTGTAGTTATGCCTGGAGGATTTGGAACATTAGATGAACTTTTTGAAGCAATTACATTGATTCAAACTAATAAAATCGAAAAATTTCCAATAATCTTAGTCGGTAAAGACTTCTGGTCTGGATTAATAGATTGGATAAAAGAAACCATGTTAGATAAATTCACTAATGTGAGTCCTGGAGATCTGGATTTGGTTCATTTAGTAGATACTGAAGAAGAAGTTGTGTCAATATTAGATGCATTTTATAAAGAGTATGGATTGAGTCCTAACTTCTAA
- a CDS encoding lmo0937 family membrane protein, translating to MRSILWLIAVVLIIVWLLGLLGIVQGIATGGLIHILLVIAVIVILYNIISGRKVL from the coding sequence ATGAGAAGTATTCTTTGGCTTATAGCTGTAGTATTAATTATTGTCTGGCTTCTAGGACTATTAGGAATTGTTCAAGGAATTGCAACAGGTGGATTAATCCACATACTTTTAGTTATTGCTGTGATAGTAATTTTATATAATATTATTAGCGGTCGTAAAGTATTATAA